One window of the Anopheles cruzii chromosome 2, idAnoCruzAS_RS32_06, whole genome shotgun sequence genome contains the following:
- the LOC128267190 gene encoding vitamin K-dependent gamma-carboxylase, giving the protein MKDDADEGDAGKDSAHGSPIRGDRKVDRFLRTVTGHDLRCVSSFDGFVNQCMYRPVDGAALGVARILFGLAMLIDIPEERGGGDLDLRWGEPRDCRFPLIHSMEPPTLPRMGLVYGAMWLGVAGVALGYRFRVSAATFSVTYWYVFLLDKSAWNNHSYLYGLLGTIFLFTDAHRCCSIDAWRDSASGQCVPFWNYFILKFQFFVLYFIAGLKKLCHEWLSGYAMTNLSYHWVFVPFRAVLGAQLTDLLIVHWFGCLFDTTVVFFLIYAPTRRVATAFASAFHLMNSRLFHIGMFPWVCLTQLPLYYSVSWPRRILSREPRPAPVTAKETEAKPQNDTRGSCGRPNHHRRRKRWKMAIMLAYCSLQLFLPYSHFLSPGYNNWTNGLYGYSWDMMVHAWDTTMIGVRVEDRNNPGRVQYVAPYAFTDNDRWTKHADMAVQFARCVERNLQLEQPWSPERKVTPRPVMNISVYFDIWCSMNSRFQQRIFNPNVDILRAPWSPFESVEWVLPLLQQFTVHRTDMRRLTDTVLGWSNHSDVMFIADFPGLTLRNYVANELYNVSLTVLNGTVRVETGTDEAADTFQPKTRMVLKSGQSASVRPGSFHSIETIGREPSCYMYTYVNRTKELLEEISNGVKGKRSVAMLPLREEFLHRWENFVRFTQNVGNSFLYEVYGVPMPRRLKELVLDC; this is encoded by the exons ATGAAAGACGACGCAGACGAAGGTGATGCCGGGAAGGATTCAGCACACGGCTCACCCATTCGTGGCGATCGGAAAGTGGATCGATTCCTACGTACTGTCACAGGACACGATCTGCGCTGTGTGTCGTCATTCGATGGCTTCGTGAACCAGTGTATGTACCGCCCGGTCGACGGAGCCGCACTCGGTGTGGCCCGCATTCTGTTCGGACTGGCCATGCTGATCGACATTCCCGAGGAACGAGGTGGTGGCGACTTGGACCTCCGCTGGGGTGAGCCTCGTGACTGTCGGTTTCCGTTGATCCACTCGATGGAACCGCCAACTCTACCGCGCATGGGACTCGTTTACGGCGCGATGTGGCTCGGGGTGGCAGGCGTGGCGCTCGGTTACCGATTCCGAGTGTCCGCCGCCACCTTCAGCGTCACCTATTGGTATGTGTTTCTGCTGGACAAGAGCGCCTGGAACAATCACAGCTACCTCTACGGATTGCTGGGAACGATTTTTCTATTCACCGATGCACACCGCTGCTG TTCCATCGATGCCTGGCGAGATTCGGCGTCCGGACAGTGCGTACCGTTCTGGAACTACTTCATCCTAAAGTTTCAGTTCTTCGTGCTGTACTTTATCGCCGGGCTGAAGAAGCTGTGCCACGAGTGGCTGTCCGGGTACGCGATGACCAACCTCAGCTATCATTGGGTGTTTGTCCCTTTCCGGGCGGTGCTCGGAGCACAGCTGACGGATCTGCTGATTGTCCACTGGTTCGGCTGCCTTTTCGATACGAccgttgtgtttttcttgATCTACGCACCAACGCGAAGGGTGGCCACCGCGTTTGCCAGTGCGTTCCATCTGATGAACTCGAGGCTGTTTCATATCGGCATGTTTCCGTGGGTTTGTCTGACTCAACTTCCGCTCTACTATAGCGTCAGCTGGCCGAGACGAATTCTTTCCCGTGAGCCACGTCCAGCTCCGGTAACTgcgaaggaaacggaagcTAAACCGCAGAACGACACACGTGGAAGCTGCGGCAGGCCaaaccatcatcgtcgtcgcaaacgatggaaaatggcCATCATGCTGGCGTACTGCTCGCTGCAGCTGTTTCTACCTTACTCGCACTTTCTCAGTCCAGGCTACAACAACTGGACCAACGGACTTTACGGCTACTCATGGGACATGATGGTACACGCCTGGGATACGACCATGATTGGGGTGCGGGTGGAGGATCGCAACAATCCGGGCCGGGTGCAGTATGTAGCGCCTTACGCATTCACAGACAACGATCGTTGGACCAAACATGCCGACATGGCGGTGCAGTTCGCGCGGTGCGTCGAGCGGAACCTGCAGCTTGAGCAGCCGTGGAGTCCCGAAAGAAAAGTGACCCCCCGGCCAGTGATGAATATTTCCGTTTACTTCGATATTTGGTGTAGCATGAATTCCAGGTTCCAGCAGCGGATCTTCAATCCGAACGTGGACATCCTGCGTGCCCCGTGGTCACCTTTCGAGTCGGTCGAATGGGTTTTGCCACTGTTGCAGCAgttcaccgttcaccggaCAGATATGCGGCGCCTAACGGACACAGTTCTTGGTTGGAGCAACCACTCGGATGTGATGTTTATCGCCGATTTTCCCGGTCTAACGCTTCGCAACTATGTGGCCAACGAGTTGTACAACGTTTCTTTAACCGTGCTGAATGGGACGGTGCGGGTTGAGACGGGCACCGATGAGGCCGCGGACACTTTCCAACCGAAAACCAGGATGGTTCTCAAGTCCGGCCAAAGTGCATCAGTGCGGCCGGGAAGTTTCCAttcgatcgaaacgatcgGCAGAGAACCGTCGTGTTACATGTACACATACGTAAACCGTACCAAAGAATTGCTCGAAGAGATTTCGAACGGTGTCAAAGGGAAGCGCTCCGTAGCAATGTTGCCATTGCGTGAAGAATTTCTTCATCGGTGGGAAAACTTTGTCCGATTCACGCAAAACGTAGGCAACTCATTTCTGTACGAAGTTTACGGGGTTCCCATGCCAAGGCGCTTGAAGGAACTCGTATTGGATTGTTAG
- the LOC128267191 gene encoding uncharacterized protein LOC128267191, with translation MPQSGQRSHKWVSGVRGGTGPLIAQCLVVALVIVNNRADAISYRKDTGFATDGKDQFVFRAPEATSVGPRPGTIIAFQAQDVKRAGRVRFVDSSEQHRSDSSAPFFAPSSSAPNVVPFYNQGDPDQGGDKFYTVGASIQFAGAGGDTITPPPPPPPADTRDGQTVAYQQKVKRKKNKFKYANQKVYNVADGQDPYVPFGAPLQDNYLTGAAGPQYDHTIGHYPELQTQQYPFSMSSHYPGAYPSYNGQQASVGGLYQQQQYLQPQYPSPASQPPYAPYRPSPYQGGSAPYYQQQPSNGPPNAQSILGVLQSIFNFAPGTFGVNRPGAAYAPNPAPVPGFPGGVGGQLRQALDNIADNDELQCVPKLICMMSRSSTGQGFSSSVNRGLLSTILGAVPDSSPWLKFSRAALLGYGIGANSCDAYYPKCPKDEMQILYYLNNHRGGFFRFFNNN, from the exons ATGCCTCAATCCGGCCAACGATCGCATAAGTGGGTTAGTGGGGTTCGCGGTGGGACGGGGCCACTGATTGCGCAGTGCCTGGTGGTGGCCCTGGTGATCGTGAACAATCGAGCGGATGCCATAAGCTACCGGAAGGACACTGG CTTCGCGACCGACGGGAAGGATCAGTTCGTGTtccgggcaccggaagcgaccaGCGTGGGCCCTCGGCCAGGAACGATCATTGCGTTTCAAGCGCAAGATGTGAAGCGTGCCGGACGCGTCCGCTTCGTAGACTCGTCCGAACAGCATCGCTCCGACAGCAGTGCTCCGTTCTTCGCACCGTCCTCTAGCGCCCCGAATGTGGTCCCTTTTTACAATCAGGGCGATCCGGATCAGGGCGGCGATAAGTTCTACACGGTCGGTGCCTCCATTCAGTTTGCGGGTGCAGGAGGTGATACGAtcacaccgccaccaccaccaccgccagcagacACACGCGATGGCCAAACTGTGGCCTACCAacagaaagtgaaacgaaagaagaacAAATTCAAGTACGCCAATCAGAAGGTCTACAACGTAGCGGATGGGCAAGACCCGTACGTCCCGTTTGGGGCTCCTCTGCAGGACAATTATCTGACGGGGGCCGCGGGGCCTCAGTACGACCACACGATCGGCCACTATCCCGAACTCCAGACACAGCAGTATCCGTTTAGCATGAGCTCACACTATCCCGGTGCGTATCCCAGCTACAACGGGCAGCAGGCATCGGTCGGAGGTCtataccagcagcagcagtacctACAGCCCCAGTATCCTTCCCCGGCGTCCCAGCCACCATATGCGCCCTACAGACCTTCGCCGTATCAAGGTGGATCGGCGCCATattaccagcagcagccgtcgaATGGGCCACCGAATGCCCAAAGCATTCTCGGGGTGCTCCAGAGCATCTTCAACTTTGCCCCCGGCACGTTCGGTGTCAACCGGCCGGGTGCGGCTTACGCTCCCAATCCGGCCCCCgttcccgggttcccgggagGTGTCGGTGGACAGTTACGGCAAGCGTTGGACAATATTGCGGACAACGATGAACTGCAGTGCGTGCCGAAGCTAATCTGTATGATGTCCCGCAGCTCGACGGGCCAAGGTTTCAGTAGCTCCGTCAATCGGGGTCTCCTGTCGAC TATCCTCGGTGCTGTTCCGGACAGCTCGCCGTGGCTGAAATTTTCACGGGCCGCCTTGCTGGGGTACGGGATCGGGGCCAACAGTTGCGACGCGTACTACCCGAAGTGCCCCAAGGATGAGATGCAGATTCTGTACTACCTGAACAACCACAGGGGCGGattctttcgcttcttcaacaacaac